In Capillimicrobium parvum, a genomic segment contains:
- a CDS encoding acetyl-CoA C-acetyltransferase: MAATDALVFDAIRTPRGKGKSNGSLHATKPVDLVVGLMHEMLIRNERLDPKRVDDVVLGCVTPIGDQGADIAKTAAIKAGLPDTVAGVQLNRFCASGLEAVNIAAQKVASGWEDLVFAGGVESMSRVPMGSDGGAWAMDPETAYDTAFIPQGVGADLIATVEEFSREDVDRYAARSQERAAAAQAEGRFKDQVVAVKDINDQVVLDHDEFIRPGTTVETLAGLKPSFAAMGEMGGFDAVALQKYHWIEKIDHVHTPGNSSGIVDGASLLAIGNEQTGTELGLTPRARILATAVSGSDPTIMLTGPAPASRKALQKAGIGVEDLDLVEINEAFAAVVLRFVRDMGLDMEKVNVNGGAIAMGHPLGATGGMILGTLVDELHRTGGRYGLATLCVGGGMGIATVVEAI; this comes from the coding sequence ATGGCAGCCACCGACGCGTTGGTGTTCGACGCGATCCGCACCCCGCGCGGCAAGGGCAAGAGCAACGGGTCCCTGCATGCGACCAAGCCCGTCGACCTCGTCGTCGGCCTCATGCACGAGATGCTCATCCGCAACGAGCGCCTCGATCCCAAGCGCGTCGACGACGTCGTCCTCGGCTGCGTGACGCCGATCGGGGACCAGGGCGCCGACATCGCCAAGACCGCCGCCATCAAGGCCGGCCTGCCCGACACGGTCGCCGGGGTCCAGCTCAACCGCTTCTGCGCCTCCGGCCTGGAGGCCGTCAACATCGCCGCGCAGAAGGTCGCCTCGGGCTGGGAGGACCTCGTCTTCGCCGGCGGCGTCGAGTCGATGTCGCGCGTGCCGATGGGCAGCGATGGCGGCGCGTGGGCGATGGACCCCGAGACCGCCTACGACACCGCGTTCATCCCGCAGGGCGTCGGCGCGGACCTCATCGCGACCGTCGAGGAGTTCAGCCGCGAGGACGTCGACCGCTACGCCGCCCGCTCGCAGGAGCGCGCCGCGGCCGCGCAGGCCGAGGGCAGGTTCAAGGATCAGGTGGTCGCGGTCAAGGACATCAACGACCAGGTCGTCCTCGACCACGACGAGTTCATCCGCCCCGGCACGACCGTCGAGACGCTCGCCGGGCTCAAGCCGTCGTTCGCCGCGATGGGCGAGATGGGCGGCTTCGACGCCGTCGCGCTGCAGAAGTACCACTGGATCGAGAAGATCGACCACGTCCACACCCCCGGCAACTCGTCGGGCATCGTCGACGGCGCCTCGCTGCTGGCGATCGGCAACGAGCAGACCGGCACGGAGCTGGGCCTGACGCCGCGCGCGCGGATCCTCGCCACGGCGGTCTCGGGCTCGGACCCGACGATCATGCTCACCGGCCCGGCGCCCGCGTCGCGCAAGGCGCTGCAGAAGGCGGGCATCGGGGTCGAGGACCTCGACCTCGTCGAGATCAACGAGGCGTTCGCCGCGGTCGTCCTGCGCTTCGTGCGCGACATGGGCCTCGACATGGAGAAGGTCAACGTCAACGGCGGCGCGATCGCGATGGGCCATCCGCTCGGCGCCACCGGCGGCATGATCCTCGGCACGCTCGTCGACGAGCTGCACCGCACCGGCGGGCGCTACGGCCTGGCCACGCTGTGCGTCGGCGGCGGCATGGGCATCGCCACGGTCGTGGAGGCCATCTGA